The DNA region AATGTTTCAGGGATGAGGATTTGAGGGCAGACAGACAGCCTGAATTTACTCAGCTTGATGTTGAAATGTCTTTTGTGGAGCAGGAAGATGTAATAACTGCAATGGAAGAACTGGCAAAAAGAGTGTTCAAGGATGTGACAGGTCATGAAATAACAGAAAAATTTGAAAGAATGTCCTATGATGATGCAATGAATAACTACGGTTCTGATAAACCTGACCTGAGATTTGATATGAAGCTTATTGATTTGTCTGAAGAAACAGCAAATGCAGGATTTTCAGTATTTGAAAATGCAGTAAAAGAAGGTGGGAAAGTAAAAGCTATAGTGGCACCTGAAGGAGAAAAATTTTCAAGAAAGCATATAAAGGATCTGGAAGATTATGTAAAAACCTACTTTAAGGCAAAAGGTCTGGCTTATATAAAAATAGATGAAAAAGGAGAAATAAACTCACCGATAGCTAAATTTTTCAGTGAAGAGACAATGAAAAAGATTATTGAAAAACTTGGTATAAAAAATAATGAAATTGCACTGATTCTGGCAGACAGCTATAAAACTGTGCATGACGGGCTGGGAGCATTGAGATTGAAACTTGGAGAAGATTTAGGTCTGATAGATAAAGATGCATTTAAATTTTTATGGGTAGTGGATTTTCCAATGTTTGAATGGAGTGAAGAAGAAAACAGATATAAAGCACAGCATCATCCGTTTACTTCCATAAAGGCTGAAGATAGAAAATATCTGGATACAGATGAATTGGAAAAAATAAAGACAGATTCCTATGATATGGTATTAAATGGTTATGAAATCGGTGGTGGAAGCATAAGAATTCATGATGAGGAATTACAGGAGAAGGTATTTGAAAAACTTGGACTTGGGAAAGAAGAACAGCAGGAAAAATTTGGATTCTTCCTTGAAGTGCTGAAATATGGGGTGCCACCTCATGGGGGACTTGCATTTGGTATAGACAGATGGCTTATGGCAATGCTGAAGGAATCTTCCATTAAGGAAGTAATACCATTCCCTAAAACAAATAAAGGACAGGATCTTATGACAGGGGCACCTGCAGGAGTTGAAGAAAAAGTACTTGAAGAAGACTTGAGACTGAAACTGCTGGAAATAGAAAAATAGAATTTATGGTTAGAGATAAATAACTTAGAAATATAGGAGGAAATATGATAATTATTTTTGGAAGCAAAACAATGTATAAAAATCTTGGAACAGTTGGTTCTTATTATTGTGAGAGATGCCATAATACTTCCGAATGGCAGTTTATGCAACATAGAACATGGTTCACATTGTTTTTTATACCTGTATTTCCTATAAGTGGGAAACATGAATATTTACAATGTCCTATTTGCAGTCAGGCATATAAAGTTCCTGAAGGGAAATAGACTGCTGACACTTTTTAAAATATAAAAAAAGAGGAGCAAAAATGGATAATATTGATATAGCAAGGCGGATAGTGGAGCTTTCAGGCGGAAAGAGAAATATAGTGTCAAATTCCGTCTATAAGACAGAACTTATTATAAAACTGAAAAAGCTTAATAAAGTTGAAATAACCAATTTTATGGAAATAGGGGAAGCTCTTGGGGTTTCTGCTGAAGAAGGAAATATAATTAAGATACTTTTCAGGGCGGACAGAGTAAATCTTATAGGAGAAGAGCTTTCTAAAATAACAAGAACAAAATTGAATGAAGTAACAGAAGAGGAAAGGGAAAGAAGCAGGGAGCAGAAGGAATCGCAGGAAATACAGAAAATAAGCTCTGAAATTTCCCAGAAGATTGAAAAAATTGAAAAGGAAAAAATTAAGGAGGAAAAGAGGAGGGAACTGGAAGAACTTAAGAAAATAAGTCCATTTTCCAGATTTCTGAGAAAAATTCTGAATATATTCCTTCCTTTACTTCCTGTACTTGTTGCGGCAGGATTTATACAGGGAGTTACAAATATAGCTGATGTTCTGCCTGAGGGGAAAATCTTTATAGACACATGGTGGTATCAGGTTTTAAAGACAATAGGCTGGATGGCATACGCATATCTTCCAGTTTTCGTATGTATGAATGCCACAAAGGAATTTAAAGGAAATAAGATTTTAGGAGGAGTTATAGGGCTGCTGTTTGTCGGTAATTCAGCTATGCCTTTACTGGGAATGGTTAACAGATTACCGATAATACTTCCCTTCAGCAATAAGCCTTATTTCCCTGAGATAGGTGGTTTACTGATTGCTTTAGTTGCGGGAATAACAGCAGCTTTTGTAGAAAGAGGGCTACGAAGAATAATACCTGGAATATTGAAGGATTTTTTTGTTCCTTTGCTGACATTAATTATTTCAGCATTTGTGGTTATTTTTATTACACAGCCATTTGGAGGACTATTAATAAAACAGATATATGGAAGTCTAAATGTCTTGTTTGAACAGAAGGAAATTTTGGGAGGACTTGTGCTGTCTGTTTTGTATTTTCCTTTATCGCTGGTTGGTTTGCAGGGAGCACTTATTTCAATAAACAGCATATTAAATGATCCTGAAGGGCCTACAAGAGGATTGAACTATATTTTACCGATTCTTATGATGGCATCAGGAGGACAGATAGGTGCGGCATTTGCAATATTTATTAAAACCAAAAATAGAAAAATGAAAAAAATAATAAGAGGAGTTCTTCCGGTCAGTATACTTGGAGTGACAG from Leptotrichia sp. oral taxon 215 str. W9775 includes:
- a CDS encoding PTS transporter subunit EIIC, translating into MDNIDIARRIVELSGGKRNIVSNSVYKTELIIKLKKLNKVEITNFMEIGEALGVSAEEGNIIKILFRADRVNLIGEELSKITRTKLNEVTEEERERSREQKESQEIQKISSEISQKIEKIEKEKIKEEKRRELEELKKISPFSRFLRKILNIFLPLLPVLVAAGFIQGVTNIADVLPEGKIFIDTWWYQVLKTIGWMAYAYLPVFVCMNATKEFKGNKILGGVIGLLFVGNSAMPLLGMVNRLPIILPFSNKPYFPEIGGLLIALVAGITAAFVERGLRRIIPGILKDFFVPLLTLIISAFVVIFITQPFGGLLIKQIYGSLNVLFEQKEILGGLVLSVLYFPLSLVGLQGALISINSILNDPEGPTRGLNYILPILMMASGGQIGAAFAIFIKTKNRKMKKIIRGVLPVSILGVTEPLIYTVTLPLIRPFIMACIGAGAGGALAAFFNLSTEKASILGFFGFLTVAKGTHFFFIAAMMGAYLGGFILTYFFGINEKRINEVYGK
- a CDS encoding zinc ribbon domain-containing protein, translated to MIIIFGSKTMYKNLGTVGSYYCERCHNTSEWQFMQHRTWFTLFFIPVFPISGKHEYLQCPICSQAYKVPEGK
- the aspS gene encoding aspartate--tRNA ligase; the protein is MYRNYKLNELRIENVGEEVVLSGWISKIRDKGHFVFIDLRDRYGVTQIFVNEEVSGKEMLEKVKKYKNEWVIKVKGTVVERSSKNPNIPTGDIEVQPKEIEILSQAKQLPFEIDETGNLNENIRLTYRYLDIRRPKMLNNIIKRNDMLFSIRKFMNENGFLDVDTPILAKATPEGARDFVVPSRTNKGDFYALPQSPQLFKQILMVAGIDKYYQLAKCFRDEDLRADRQPEFTQLDVEMSFVEQEDVITAMEELAKRVFKDVTGHEITEKFERMSYDDAMNNYGSDKPDLRFDMKLIDLSEETANAGFSVFENAVKEGGKVKAIVAPEGEKFSRKHIKDLEDYVKTYFKAKGLAYIKIDEKGEINSPIAKFFSEETMKKIIEKLGIKNNEIALILADSYKTVHDGLGALRLKLGEDLGLIDKDAFKFLWVVDFPMFEWSEEENRYKAQHHPFTSIKAEDRKYLDTDELEKIKTDSYDMVLNGYEIGGGSIRIHDEELQEKVFEKLGLGKEEQQEKFGFFLEVLKYGVPPHGGLAFGIDRWLMAMLKESSIKEVIPFPKTNKGQDLMTGAPAGVEEKVLEEDLRLKLLEIEK